A portion of the Lysinibacillus timonensis genome contains these proteins:
- a CDS encoding helix-turn-helix transcriptional regulator: MKSRLKELRARDGLNQTQLAKLAKVSRQTVSLIEREEFIPSLLIAVRIARIFNEPVENVFIIEEDDL; the protein is encoded by the coding sequence ATGAAAAGTCGCTTGAAAGAACTTCGGGCTCGGGATGGTTTAAATCAAACCCAACTTGCAAAGCTTGCAAAGGTTTCAAGACAAACGGTTAGTTTAATTGAAAGGGAAGAATTTATCCCATCATTATTAATTGCTGTTCGAATAGCTCGAATATTTAATGAACCTGTGGAAAATGTCTTTATTATCGAGGAGGATGATTTATAA
- a CDS encoding metal-sensitive transcriptional regulator yields the protein MNYDDKVKNRIKRMEGQLRGILKMMEEEKDCRAVITQLSAVRSGVDRAIGVIVSQNLKDCIMDAKDEAAINDSIEEAVNLFVKSR from the coding sequence TTGAATTATGACGACAAAGTCAAAAATCGTATTAAGCGAATGGAAGGACAACTTCGTGGCATTCTGAAAATGATGGAAGAAGAAAAAGATTGTAGAGCAGTTATTACTCAACTTTCAGCAGTACGTTCAGGTGTCGATCGTGCAATAGGCGTTATTGTTAGTCAAAACCTGAAAGATTGTATTATGGATGCAAAAGATGAAGCAGCCATAAATGATTCAATTGAAGAAGCTGTTAATCTATTTGTAAAAAGTCGTTAA
- a CDS encoding mechanosensitive ion channel family protein produces the protein MEFIHNQLVGYGVGDTWADYLSVTIMIAAIAIICIIANFITKKVVIRFITHIVNNNKYKWDKILLERKVFHKLSHIVPAVIIHYFASTFPSYQHLIEKLSVTYIIIIMLSVMNSLLSAINDIYQTYEISKVKPIKGYIQVAKIILFILGSIIIIAHLIGESPILLLSGIGALSAVFMLVFRDSILGLVAGIQLTANDMVRVGDWIEMPKYGANGDVIDISLNTVKVQNFDRTITTIPSYALISDSFINWRGMQASGGRRLKRSLLIDTTSIQFCSDEMIEKCKNIHYLRDYIVERELEISEYNTKNNINRSNVVNGRALTNIGVFRAYITNYLQHHPGIQKESTLMVRQLSPSEHGLPLEIYAFTNDVRWAMFESIQADIFDHLFAIAQEFELRIFQNPTGNDLKIARYEYISE, from the coding sequence ATGGAATTTATTCATAACCAACTTGTAGGATATGGAGTGGGCGATACATGGGCTGACTATCTTTCTGTAACAATCATGATTGCGGCTATAGCAATTATTTGTATCATAGCAAATTTTATTACGAAAAAAGTGGTCATTCGATTTATTACTCATATCGTAAACAATAACAAATATAAATGGGATAAAATACTCTTGGAACGGAAGGTATTTCACAAATTATCTCATATTGTGCCTGCGGTTATTATTCATTACTTTGCTTCAACCTTTCCAAGCTATCAACATTTAATTGAGAAGTTATCCGTTACATATATCATTATTATCATGTTGAGTGTAATGAATAGCTTATTAAGTGCCATTAACGATATATATCAAACATATGAAATATCGAAGGTTAAGCCAATAAAAGGATACATTCAAGTAGCAAAAATAATCCTTTTCATCCTAGGCAGTATTATAATTATTGCTCATTTAATTGGGGAGAGCCCAATCCTTCTTCTAAGTGGTATAGGAGCATTATCAGCAGTATTCATGTTAGTTTTTAGAGATTCAATTCTAGGACTCGTTGCAGGTATACAGTTAACAGCCAACGATATGGTACGCGTCGGTGATTGGATAGAAATGCCGAAGTATGGTGCAAATGGAGATGTAATTGATATCTCTTTAAATACAGTAAAGGTACAAAATTTCGATCGCACCATTACAACGATCCCAAGCTATGCACTCATTTCCGATTCATTTATTAACTGGCGAGGAATGCAAGCTTCAGGAGGACGCAGGTTAAAACGGTCTTTGTTAATTGATACAACGAGTATTCAATTCTGTTCGGATGAAATGATTGAGAAGTGTAAAAATATCCATTATCTAAGAGATTATATTGTAGAGAGAGAACTAGAAATATCCGAGTACAATACGAAAAATAATATTAACCGAAGTAATGTAGTCAATGGTCGGGCTCTTACAAACATTGGAGTCTTTAGAGCGTATATAACTAATTACCTTCAACATCATCCAGGAATCCAAAAGGAATCCACTTTAATGGTTCGTCAGTTATCACCAAGTGAACATGGATTGCCTTTAGAGATTTATGCCTTTACAAATGATGTAAGGTGGGCAATGTTCGAATCAATTCAAGCAGACATTTTTGATCATCTTTTTGCAATAGCGCAAGAGTTCGAACTTCGTATATTCCAAAACCCTACAGGAAATGATTTGAAAATAGCTCGTTATGAATACATATCAGAATAA
- a CDS encoding rhodanese-like domain-containing protein, whose translation MEIWIFIALVIIFLIWRMKPVSGLKSISTTELTNVLNDKEKVFVDVRTPGEYKSRSIRQFKNIPLGSDLSKLPKDKEIVVICQSGMRSIQACKQLKKLGYEKVTNVRGGMSAWRG comes from the coding sequence ATGGAGATATGGATTTTTATTGCTCTTGTGATCATCTTTTTAATTTGGCGAATGAAGCCTGTTAGTGGTTTAAAATCAATATCAACTACAGAGTTAACAAATGTATTAAATGACAAAGAGAAAGTATTTGTTGATGTTCGTACACCAGGTGAGTATAAATCTCGTAGTATTCGTCAATTTAAAAATATTCCACTTGGTTCAGATCTATCGAAACTTCCAAAAGATAAAGAAATCGTTGTGATTTGTCAAAGTGGTATGAGAAGTATCCAAGCATGTAAGCAATTGAAGAAACTAGGTTATGAAAAAGTAACAAAC
- the lepB gene encoding signal peptidase I has protein sequence MKRSNFFKELWGWLVSIVIAFVCIWLVREFLFTPVAVDGASMMPTFEDGDRVIVNRIGPRMMGYDHFDVIVFEAKKDTNYIKRVIGLPGDTIEYKNDVLYINGEKYEEPYLDEYKSMLGENETLTEDFKMEEYLGETEVPEGTLFVLGDNRQYSSDSRDPRVGFVPMDKVLGKAGLVFWPFDNIGIK, from the coding sequence GTGAAAAGATCAAATTTTTTTAAAGAATTATGGGGATGGCTTGTTTCAATTGTCATTGCATTTGTATGTATCTGGTTAGTTCGAGAATTCCTATTTACACCTGTTGCAGTGGATGGTGCATCTATGATGCCTACATTTGAAGATGGAGATCGAGTCATTGTAAATAGGATTGGGCCTAGAATGATGGGTTACGATCATTTCGATGTCATCGTTTTCGAAGCTAAAAAGGATACGAATTATATAAAACGTGTAATCGGTCTTCCAGGTGATACAATTGAATATAAAAATGATGTACTTTATATTAACGGTGAAAAATACGAGGAGCCGTATTTGGATGAATACAAAAGTATGTTAGGTGAGAACGAAACATTGACGGAAGATTTCAAAATGGAAGAGTATTTAGGTGAAACTGAGGTACCTGAAGGAACTTTATTCGTTTTAGGTGATAACCGTCAATATAGTAGTGATAGTCGTGATCCTCGAGTTGGCTTTGTACCAATGGATAAAGTACTAGGTAAAGCAGGATTGGTATTCTGGCCGTTTGATAACATTGGTATTAAGTAA
- a CDS encoding GyrI-like domain-containing protein, whose protein sequence is MNLYIINSIRTNNFNDEQMMGKIKSLWEEASRKLVNYQEAVYGVYYDYDSNYKGDYSLSVAIEENNSASIIYLSNDTKYEVFNVDHTDEQGIIKTWGQIWELEESGLLERAYSYDFEKYYPNGEIEIHIATK, encoded by the coding sequence ATGAACCTATATATCATCAACAGCATTAGAACAAATAATTTTAATGATGAGCAAATGATGGGGAAAATCAAAAGTTTATGGGAAGAAGCTTCACGTAAATTAGTTAACTATCAGGAGGCAGTATATGGCGTTTACTACGATTACGATAGTAACTATAAAGGGGACTACTCTTTAAGTGTTGCTATTGAAGAGAATAATAGTGCATCAATCATATATTTATCTAATGACACGAAATATGAGGTATTTAACGTAGACCATACGGACGAGCAAGGCATCATTAAAACTTGGGGCCAAATATGGGAACTAGAAGAATCAGGTTTACTTGAAAGAGCATACTCATATGATTTTGAAAAGTATTACCCTAATGGAGAAATTGAAATTCACATTGCTACTAAGTAA
- a CDS encoding ECF transporter S component, with protein sequence MQQMQSYSATRNKTFDLIITALLIALVFVSTVFLNIKLPISANGGLVHLGTAMLFIASILFGPKKGAIAGSVGMALFDIVGGWTLWAPITFVARGLQGFIVGKIAWSSGRTGNSIALNLIGMIVSMPFMIAVYYVGEGILYGNWIAPMASIPGDLVQNILGLIIAIPVCVVLKKVPLLNRG encoded by the coding sequence ATGCAACAAATGCAGAGTTATTCAGCAACACGCAATAAAACTTTTGATTTAATTATTACGGCATTATTGATTGCTCTTGTTTTCGTTTCTACTGTATTTTTAAACATTAAACTACCGATATCCGCTAATGGTGGTCTTGTCCACCTTGGTACAGCAATGCTTTTTATTGCGTCTATTTTATTCGGACCTAAAAAAGGAGCAATCGCTGGTTCTGTCGGAATGGCATTATTTGACATTGTTGGAGGCTGGACGTTGTGGGCACCGATTACGTTTGTGGCACGTGGGTTACAAGGTTTTATTGTCGGGAAAATTGCGTGGTCTAGCGGCCGCACTGGTAATAGCATAGCCCTTAACTTAATTGGGATGATTGTATCTATGCCTTTTATGATCGCTGTTTATTACGTAGGTGAAGGCATTTTATATGGTAACTGGATAGCGCCAATGGCTTCGATTCCTGGCGATTTAGTACAAAATATTTTAGGACTTATTATTGCCATTCCAGTTTGTGTGGTATTAAAAAAAGTACCTCTATTAAATAGAGGCTAA
- a CDS encoding DUF3169 family protein, which produces MKILFQLLIGALIGFLVSYVALNNLAFDLSQYSEMIVIGILVAILVLLILCIVLYTQIKKLYSSEVFGDEEDEVDAVMYKKFSDFTLFGQSSIVLSLLVLCISVIMEIQIVYVVLGMVSLIASYLLTLLSVNLMRFIYPERNLPPLSEKKYGEKLLAIADDGERHVMLIGLYKSYNFVSIALVIAILFATFYSVSSGNSQLFSIIVMSIVLLCTHGKYCIAIRNK; this is translated from the coding sequence ATGAAAATATTGTTTCAACTTTTAATAGGTGCTCTTATTGGTTTTCTCGTCTCTTATGTTGCTTTAAATAATTTAGCTTTTGATCTAAGTCAATATAGCGAAATGATTGTTATTGGGATACTTGTGGCGATTCTTGTTTTACTAATACTGTGCATTGTTCTCTATACACAAATTAAAAAACTGTATAGTAGTGAAGTATTTGGTGATGAGGAAGATGAAGTGGATGCTGTCATGTATAAGAAATTTTCGGATTTTACATTGTTCGGCCAGTCTAGTATTGTTCTATCTTTGTTAGTCCTATGTATCTCGGTTATTATGGAAATTCAAATTGTCTACGTAGTGTTAGGAATGGTGTCTTTAATAGCCAGTTATTTATTAACATTACTTTCAGTTAATTTAATGAGATTTATTTACCCTGAACGAAATCTACCACCTCTTTCAGAAAAAAAATATGGTGAAAAACTGTTAGCTATTGCAGATGATGGAGAAAGACATGTCATGCTTATTGGATTATACAAATCGTATAACTTTGTAAGTATCGCTTTAGTTATTGCGATTTTATTTGCTACATTTTATTCAGTGTCATCTGGCAATTCACAACTATTTTCAATTATTGTGATGAGTATCGTATTATTATGTACACATGGGAAGTATTGCATTGCCATTCGTAATAAGTAG